Proteins found in one Oncorhynchus mykiss isolate Arlee chromosome 3, USDA_OmykA_1.1, whole genome shotgun sequence genomic segment:
- the LOC110509074 gene encoding cytochrome c oxidase subunit 6B1, which translates to MSDVIEEKIKNYRTAPFDARFPNTNQTRNCFQNYLDFHRCNKALSDKGQDVAPCDWYQRVYKSICPMSWVAKWDDQIEAGSFPGKI; encoded by the exons ATGTCTGACGTTATTGAGGAGAAGATAAAGAACTACAGGACGGCTCCCTTCGACGCCCGCTTCCCCAACACCAACCAGACCCGCAACTGCTTTCAGAACTATCTGG aCTTCCACAGGTGCAACAAAGCTTTGTCAGACAAAGGCCAGGATGTGGCTCCCTGTGACTGGTACCAGAGGGTCTACAAGAGTATCTGTCCCATGAGCTGG GTTGCCAAGTGGGACGACCAGATAGAGGCCGGAAGCTTTCCCGGCAAGATCTAA